TGACCCCCATAATCGTTTCACAATCAAACGCGGGTTTGGAAGTTTGTGAGAGTACGACACCCAGTCTTGATTTTTTATTCAGCGTCACTTCGACGATATTGCCGGCTTTCAAGTCGTATTCACTCTCATAAGTCAAAGGAGAAAGCGGAGAAGAAAGAAGCGAGATGAGAAAATAGTGTTTCAAGTTATTGGGTTAAATCTTTACAATTTTGAGTGGAATGGTCACAATCAAAAATACCACTTGTGGCATTGTAATCAAAGGCCACGGCACTGTTGCTAATTTGAACAGAATACGCGTTGGCAGCTGTTTTCACCCATGAGCCATCATGATTTTTTTTGGAGTAGATTGGATATTCTAAGATATTGCTCGTGTTTCCATCAGCATAATTAAAAAGTCTTTGGTCATTAGCATTGTAGGAAGTCACACTATCAAGATTTGCGGGGATAAAAGGCGTCGTGCCCTCAAGTAAATTTTTATTTTTTTGCATCGCGATACCACTACGAATGGCCGATACTTGGCTTTTTACTTTGACCAGCACGGCATCATCACGGCTTGCAGCAAGTCTGGGTATGGCGATGGCGGAGAGGATGCCAATCACCACGATGACAAAAATAAGCTCCATCATAGTAAAGGCAGGAGTAAATCCTGCCTTATTAGTTGTCATTGGTTTCAAATGATTACCACTGAACTTGCTTTCCAGCCATAGTAATATTGGCTTCTGTTAATGCTAAACCATTTGGATCCCAAAGCTGATTACACACATTTCCACCACTATTTGAATTAATTACTCTTAACACTGGCACACCATCAGTCTTTATCCATCTACCATTAGTCGCATTAAAATCTGTATTAGACACTGCAACACCTATCTCTGTTGGTAGAGGATGTGCAGCTGTAATTGTAACATTCATATCCGATACTTGTAGAGTTACACACTCACCTGCATCATCACTCCAAACATATCTTTCATTGCTTCCATCTTTTTTCCATTTTGTGCCATCAAGTTGTATCGCCTGAAGAATTCTGGCATCTTTCTGACCTTGATACCAAGCTGGAACGGCTTGCATTGCTGAAGTCACATCTGTTTTGATACCTGCTAGTGTGGCATCATCTCTTGTTGCTGCTAGTCTTGGAATCGCAACCGCTGCTAAAATCCCTAAAATCACGATCACGAAGATCAACTCGATCATAGTAAAACCTTTTTTCATGGTTTACTCCTTTTTATAGTTTTTGATTGATACACTTATCAATACTAAATGTTATAGTAGTCTATTAAACTTAAATTGTTACTTAAACTTTAGTGATTTGACAAAAACAGTATCGGCACGTTGCTGATTTTTTTGAGTAGTATTTGAGAGAAACGTCTAACTTTTTAGTTCGATTTCATCAAGTTCTGCGATTTTTGAGAGCATCTCTTGAATCTGTAGTTTGTTTTCATATTCATTATGTATTTTTTGCACATAAGCCGATAAAAGATCTTTGATATCAATGTTTCGTTTGCTCTTAAATGTCTTTTTCAAATCTTTTTCGAAAAATTCATAAAAATCTCCATCTACTTTGATATCAAAATCCTTCGTACCGATTTGAAGCGATATTTTGCTCATCTTCTCAAGACTTCCTCAATCTTGCCAAGAATATCATCCGCTTCGATATCTTTGCTGGTTAAATCAGCTTCAAGCTTTTGTATCTGTGCGGCTTTTGCTTCATTTTCCGCTGTTAGTGTCATGACTTGTTGCATCAAGGATTCGTTTTGAGATTTGATTTCTTCGAATCGTCGTAACAAATCATTGATCTTTTCACTCAGTTTCCCCACGCTTATTTCTTCACTAAACATATCTTATCCTTTAACTTTGATATAATTGTAACAAAAAAAAGTAAAAAATATGACAACCTTTCAATTAAATAGCAAATTTTCTCCCACAGGGGACCAACCAAAAGCCATCACCAAACTCGCAAATTCTATTAAACAGGGCAACCGCTATCAGACACTCATCGGAGTCACGGGCAGCGGCAAGACCTTCACGATGGCCAATATCATCCAAAAACTTCAGATGCCCACCCTTATCATGACACACAACAAAACACTCGCCGCACAGCTGTATAGTGAGTTTCGAAGCTTTTTTCCTAAAAATCATGTTGAGTATTTCATCTCTTATTATGATTATTATCAACCTGAAGCTTACATCCCAAGAGCGGATTTGTTTATCGAAAAAGATAGTGCGATCAATGAAGAGTTAGAGCGCCTGCGATTGAGCGCTACTGCATCACTTCTTAGTTTTGATGATGTCATCTGTGTGGCTTCGGTATCGGCCAATTATGGATTGGGAAATCCAAATGAGTACAAAAGCATGGTACAAGCTCTTGAAATCGGACAAAACATCAATCAAAAGAAACTCTTGTTGCAACTTGTCGATATGGGCTACAAAAGAAATGATGCCTTTTTTGACAGAGGTTGCTTTAGAGTCAATGGCGATGTTTTGGATATCCATCCTGCTTATAGCGAAGATGAAGCCATCCGCATCGAATTTTTCGGCGATGAGATTGAGAGTATTTACTACTTTGAAGTACTCAGTAATCAAAAAATTAAAAATGTTGACAAAGTCATCATCTACGCCGCCAATCAATTCATTGTAGGACAAGAGCGCCTCAAAATTGCGATGAAACAAATCGAAGAAGAGTTAGAGCGAAGACTTGAGGAATTTCAAAGAGCCAATAAACTCGTCGAATACCAACGCTTAAAAAGTCGCGTTGAATTTGATCTTGAGATGCTCCAAGCCACGGGTGCGTGCAAGGGTGTGGAAAATTATGCACGGTATCTCACCGGTATCAAAGAGGGAGAGACGCCTTATTCTTTGTTTGATTATTTTGAAGCCATGGGACGTGATTATCTGGTCATCGTCGATGAATCTCATGTGAGTTTGCCACAATTTCGCGGTATGTTTGCAGGTGATCGCAGTCGTAAAGAGGTGCTGGTAGAGTATGGTTTTAGACTGCCTAGTGCGCTTGATAACCGTCCTTTGATGTTTGATGAGTTTATTGACAAAGCGCCACACTATCTTTTTGTCTCAGCAACACCAAAAGAGCTAGAGTTAGAACTCTCAGGTTCTCACACTGCCGAGCAAATCATCAGACCCACCGGATTGCTTGATCCCAAAGTGGAGATTATCGACAGTGAAAACCAAGTCGCTTGGCTCTTTGATGAGATCAAAAAAACCGTAGCGGTCAATGAGCGTGTTTTGGTCACGGTACTCACCAAAAAGATGGCAGAAGAGCTCAGTCGCTACTACAACGAACTCGGACTCAAGGTCAAATACATGCACTCAGAAATCGATGCCATCGAGCGCAATCAAATCATCCGGGCCCTTCGGAATGGAGAGTTTGACGTGTTGGTTGGGATTAACCTACTAAGAGAGGGTTTGGATTTGCCTGAAGTCTCACTCGTGGCCATTCTTGATGCGGATAAAGAGGGTTTTTTACGCAGTGAAACCAGCTTGATGCAGACGATGGGAAGAGCGGCGAGAAATACACACGGTCGCGTCTTGATGTTTGCTAAAAAAATCACAGATTCCATGAAACGCGCCATCGAAACAACAGAAAAAAGAAGAAAAATCCAAGAGGCGTACAATCAAGAACATCATATCACGCCGGTGACGACAACCCGAGCACTTGATGAGAACTTAAAAGTCGAAGAGTTGGGTGATATTTATAATACTTATGATAAAAAAGATAAGATACCCCCAAGTCAGAAAAAAGAGATTATCAAATCACTCAGCCTTCAAATGCATAAAGCGGCAAAGGATTTAGAGTTTGAAAAAGCGGCAAAATTGCGAGATGAGATCGCCAAACTCAGAAAATTGTAATATTTGTAAAACATAATTTTGCTATAATTTGATTTTACTTTAATACTGAAAATTTATATGGCATCGCGCCAAGGAGAAACCATGTCCAATGTCAATGATTCAAGTTCCTATATCAACCGAGAACTATCTTGGCTCAGATTTAATACCCGAGTCCTCGAGCAAGCAAGAAAACAAGAACTTCCATTACTCGAGCGATTGAAATTTTTGGCGATTTATATCACCAACTTAGATGAATTTTATATGATTCGAGTCGCCGGTCTCAAACAACTTTTTAATGCCGGTGTTATCGTCACCGGTCCCGATCAAATGACACCTCTTGATCAATTAAGAGAGATACGAAACTATATTTCCACAGAAAAAGAAATCTTGCAAGAAACGTATCATGAGATTATCGATAAGCTCAAAGAAGAAAACCTTTTTATTAAAAACTATGAAGATTTAAGCGATGAACTTAAAGAAAAAGCTGATACCTATTTTGCTTCTAATATCCTCCCTATTATCATCCCAATTGCTGTCAATTCGACGCATCCCTTCCCGCATCTGAACAATCTCAGCTTTTCATTGGCGGTCAAACTCAGCGATGGCATCGATAGTGGGAAATTCAAATACGGAATGATTCGAATCACGCGCGTCTTGCCACGATTTTTCCAAGCCGATGACAATCACTACGTGCCGATTGAATCCATCGTGCATGAGCATGTCGAGACCATTTTTCCTGGCTACAAGCTCATCTCATCAGCGGCTTTTCGTGTCACAAGAAACGCCGATATCGTCATCGAAGAGGAAGAAGCAGATGATTTCATGATGATTATGGAGCAAGGCATCAAATTGCGTCGTAAAGGTGCTTTTGTGAGGTTAAGCATCCAAGCGGGAGCCGATCCTGATATCTTAGAATTTCTCAACAATCACATGCAGATTTTTTACAAAGATATTTATGAGTACAATACGCCTCTCAACTTAGGCGCACTTTGGCAAATTGTCGGGGACAAAGATCTTTCGCATCTGTGTTTGAACCCTTTGCACCCAAAAGTATTGCCACCTCTTGATAAAAATGAATCCATCTTTAAAACGATTAGCAAAAGCGATGTTTTGCTCTATCATCCGTATGAGAGTTTTGATCCGGTATATCGTCTCATTAAAGAGGCATCCAAAGACCCTAAAGTCATCTCAATCCGTTGTACGCTCTACCGTGTCGAGAAAAACTCACAAATTGTCCAAGCACTCATCGATGCGGCGAGTGATGGTAAACAAGTCACGGCGATGGTCGAATTAAAAGCCAGATTTGATGAAGAAAATAACCTGCACTGGGCCAAAGCTCTAGAGCAAGCCGGTGCTCATGTGATTTATGGCATTACCGGTTTTAAAGTCCATGCAAAAGTCACTCAGGTCATCCGTCAAGAAGATGGTAATCTCAAATTTTACATGCATCTTGGAACCGGTAACTACAATGGGGCTACTGCGAAAATCTACACCGATGTCAGTTTTTTCACATCCAATTATGAATTAGGTGAAGATGTCACGACATTTTTCCACATTTTATCCGGATTTTCAAAAAACCAAAAGCTTAAAAACTTGAGCATGTCACCGACCCAAATCAAATCAAAACTGTTGGCGATGATTAATAACGAAGCAAAATTTGGTGAAGAGGGACAGATTATCGCTAAAATGAACTCTCTTGTTGATTCAGATATCATCAGAGCCTTATACAATGCCTCTAATA
This genomic window from Sulfurospirillum sp. 1612 contains:
- a CDS encoding RNA degradosome polyphosphate kinase translates to MASRQGETMSNVNDSSSYINRELSWLRFNTRVLEQARKQELPLLERLKFLAIYITNLDEFYMIRVAGLKQLFNAGVIVTGPDQMTPLDQLREIRNYISTEKEILQETYHEIIDKLKEENLFIKNYEDLSDELKEKADTYFASNILPIIIPIAVNSTHPFPHLNNLSFSLAVKLSDGIDSGKFKYGMIRITRVLPRFFQADDNHYVPIESIVHEHVETIFPGYKLISSAAFRVTRNADIVIEEEEADDFMMIMEQGIKLRRKGAFVRLSIQAGADPDILEFLNNHMQIFYKDIYEYNTPLNLGALWQIVGDKDLSHLCLNPLHPKVLPPLDKNESIFKTISKSDVLLYHPYESFDPVYRLIKEASKDPKVISIRCTLYRVEKNSQIVQALIDAASDGKQVTAMVELKARFDEENNLHWAKALEQAGAHVIYGITGFKVHAKVTQVIRQEDGNLKFYMHLGTGNYNGATAKIYTDVSFFTSNYELGEDVTTFFHILSGFSKNQKLKNLSMSPTQIKSKLLAMINNEAKFGEEGQIIAKMNSLVDSDIIRALYNASNKGVKISLIIRGICCLLPGVPQLSENIRVISIVGRFLEHARIFYFKNSAPCMFISSADWMPRNLERRLELMTPIVEKQLQQKLLEILQLQLNDNYLAWELQSSQEYKRVENDGVKVINSQKILEDYINKIYKTLRRDSTSNKAERLTKKLFKES
- a CDS encoding type II secretion system protein, coding for MTTNKAGFTPAFTMMELIFVIVVIGILSAIAIPRLAASRDDAVLVKVKSQVSAIRSGIAMQKNKNLLEGTTPFIPANLDSVTSYNANDQRLFNYADGNTSNILEYPIYSKKNHDGSWVKTAANAYSVQISNSAVAFDYNATSGIFDCDHSTQNCKDLTQ
- the uvrB gene encoding excinuclease ABC subunit UvrB: MTTFQLNSKFSPTGDQPKAITKLANSIKQGNRYQTLIGVTGSGKTFTMANIIQKLQMPTLIMTHNKTLAAQLYSEFRSFFPKNHVEYFISYYDYYQPEAYIPRADLFIEKDSAINEELERLRLSATASLLSFDDVICVASVSANYGLGNPNEYKSMVQALEIGQNINQKKLLLQLVDMGYKRNDAFFDRGCFRVNGDVLDIHPAYSEDEAIRIEFFGDEIESIYYFEVLSNQKIKNVDKVIIYAANQFIVGQERLKIAMKQIEEELERRLEEFQRANKLVEYQRLKSRVEFDLEMLQATGACKGVENYARYLTGIKEGETPYSLFDYFEAMGRDYLVIVDESHVSLPQFRGMFAGDRSRKEVLVEYGFRLPSALDNRPLMFDEFIDKAPHYLFVSATPKELELELSGSHTAEQIIRPTGLLDPKVEIIDSENQVAWLFDEIKKTVAVNERVLVTVLTKKMAEELSRYYNELGLKVKYMHSEIDAIERNQIIRALRNGEFDVLVGINLLREGLDLPEVSLVAILDADKEGFLRSETSLMQTMGRAARNTHGRVLMFAKKITDSMKRAIETTEKRRKIQEAYNQEHHITPVTTTRALDENLKVEELGDIYNTYDKKDKIPPSQKKEIIKSLSLQMHKAAKDLEFEKAAKLRDEIAKLRKL
- a CDS encoding type II secretion system protein, which translates into the protein MKKGFTMIELIFVIVILGILAAVAIPRLAATRDDATLAGIKTDVTSAMQAVPAWYQGQKDARILQAIQLDGTKWKKDGSNERYVWSDDAGECVTLQVSDMNVTITAAHPLPTEIGVAVSNTDFNATNGRWIKTDGVPVLRVINSNSGGNVCNQLWDPNGLALTEANITMAGKQVQW